aaggcctaaaaaaaaaaaaaaaaatctgtgaccgataaaattacagaaaagtacGGAAAGATGAAGTAATAAGGGAAAGAGATTAGCATTATAATCTTCTACCCGAGTAAAAAAAGGATTGAAATCTAGCCAATGAGATCACAAGTCTGGAAGTTCTTAACCGTTCTGGTCCAATCAAGAGGAGGCTACGTCTATAAATATGACTGCCTAGTACTTCTTGGATAAAGCCAGTAAGGCACCATGGCCCGCACAAAGCAGACCGCCCGCAAGTCGACCGGCGGCAAGGCCCCGCGTAAGCAGCTGGCCACCAAAGCGGCCCGCAAGAGCGCGCCCGCCACGGGCGGCGTGAAGAAGCCGCACCGCTACCGGCCGGGCACCGTGGCCCTGCGGGAGATCCGGCGCTACCAGAAGTCCACCGAGCTGCTGATCCGTAAGCTGCCGTTCCAGCGGCTGGTGCGCGAGATCGCGCAGGACTTCAAGACGGACCTGCGCTTCCAGAGCTCGGCGGTGATGGCGCTGCAGGAGGCGAGCGAGGCCTACCTGGTGGGGCTGTTCGAGGACACGAACCTGTGCGCCATCCACGCCAAGCGCGTCACCATCATGCCCAAGGACATCCAGTTGGCTCGCCGTATCCGCGGGGAGCGGGCTTAAGGCCTGTGCTTTTAAGTGGACCACCTAATGGCTCTTTTCAGAGCCACTCATGTTTTCACGAGGAGTAGCTGTATCGCCTATCTCACCTGGCGTGGGTGTACTGTTGTGCTCTGGGTAGAGGAATGAGGGGAAACTCGCACGTGGTGGGTAGGAAGATCACAATGTCTGAACTTTGGTCGGCTGACAGGCGCTAGCGGGAACAGCTGAAGCTGGGCTTAGATCGCTTTTGCCTAAGCTTTTACATATGTTGAGTTACAGTCTACAGCGTCAGCCTTACTAGTTTGAAGAAAAACTTGCAAGGGGGTGGACTTTGCTCTACTAGTCGTTTGTAACGTTAACACGCTACTCGTACAAAGCGTTAGCACGAATCTGGATATAGAAACGAAGCGGGAAGGCGGTCGTGTGGGTTTGTGATAACTGCCGGGTTGGGGATTTGGGTTTTCAACTAGATTTTACAGTTAAGACTAAGCTGGATGTAAGTCCTGGTTTGCAAATGAGAGCCTTTTTCCTGGTTTATGTGTCTTAAGAGTTGTATGGATCTAATATCTAATACCCTATTGCATAAGACAGCGCAAACACGAATAGGAATTTGAGGGAAATGCTgatgggttggttttttttttttttgagatgtttGTTACTGCTCCGAAACCCAAAGGCAAAACAAACTTCCACAAAGTGTAGGAAGTGatgcaaaaatagaaatgggcGCTTCAGATCTTTACCGTATGCAAGTACAACTGAAAAGTAATAACCATCCCCAAACACCCCAAACAGGTGAACTATAGTTTTACGTAACTTATTGGTTGGTCTGAAACGGAACATTTCAATTGGCTAAGAAGACGTTTGCTCTGATAGCCATTAAGGAAGCGCTAGCAGAAGCTATTATTTGCATAGACTCCACCCCTGTATGACGACCTTGTTGGAAATTAACCAATAAAAATGCAGTCCTATGCGAGCCTTCATTTGCATACGGGCTCTATAAGTAGCGCGTAACGAAGCCGCTTGAATGTAGTCCGGATCGTTTCGGCTGTGTGGCGTTTCTTCGAGCAAAAATGCCTGATCCAGCGAAGTCGGCTCCCGCTCCCAAGAAGGGCTCTAAGAAAGCTGTTACGAAAGTGCAGAAGAAGGACGGCAAGAAGCGCAAGCGTAGCCGTAAGGAGAGCTATTCCGTCTATGTGTATAAGGTGTTGAAACAGGTTCACCCGGACACCGGCATCTCGTCCAAGGCCATGGGCATCATGAACTCGTTCGTCAACGACATCTTCGAGCGCATCGCCGGTGAAGCCTCTCGCCTGGCGCATTACAACAAGCGCTCGACCATCACGTCCCGGGAAATCCAGACGGCGGTGCGTCTGCTGCTGCCCGGCGAGCTGGCCAAGCACGCCGTGTCCGAGGGCACCAAGGCTGTCACCAAATACACCAGCTCGAAGTAAGGGCGTGCAAAGGACGCAATAGAACAGCTACTTTTACCCCAACGGCTCTTTTCAGAGCCACTTAACTTGTCACAGGAAGCGGCTGTCCACACTTGTGAAACGCTTGGGTGGCTTTTAGGTTGGGTGGGCTTGTGGTCTCAAATATTTGGGCATGGGGTTAGGTTACGACTGATTAAGCTTGCCCTGGTTAAGACCTGGAATCTCCTATGGTGTGGTGGTGTCCCCCTAGTGGCACGACTCTTCTGGTAACAACTCGTCCTCAAAATGGTCTCTATCTACTTctagaggaaactgaggtacaggtAACAGTAAGCAAAGTTGATGCAGTTCTGGGTTTTTTGATTTCTGGCGGTGGGGTGCTGTTCTACTTTATTAACGCTGTATGTCAACACGAAACTTAGGCCAGCTGACGTTTGTTTTCCTTAGTATACAGATAGCTCTCTGTTCCCCACTGTTTATTAATGTTCCAATCTAACAAACGCTTCTAGGCGTTTGTCACAAATGGTTTCTAATAAAGTCTGCTTTAGTCTGTTGCCCTTTGTGGTTCTGATCTAGCAATCCTCCCCTCGTTTCCTTCTAGCCCCATACCTCAATCAGGTACAGATTTTTGCCCCCATCCCGTGGGATATGGGATATTTTGTAATACCTACAGACAAATCCTCTCTTGGGAGGAATGCTAACGCATTAGTGGGTAAGGGCCAGGGATGCCGGGAAACCTAACCTAATGTACAGGACTGTGCCTACAGCCAAGACTTCGCCTGGCCTGTAACCTCAGTCCTCCTGTGGTATTTGGTAGACCAAGCGCCCAGACTTCCCTTCCATCAGGATTTAATTCTCATTTGGGTCAAACCTTCCCTCAGCCCCACCACCTAGCGCATGTTCTTGCTCCTGGTGAAAGCTGAGAAGAACACAGATTTGCTGTGGTTGCTTACACTCCCACAGGAAAACTATCTTCTCCAGGGCAAGGACCTTGTCGTCTGTAACAATTTCCTAGCTATAAAAGCCACTTTGCTGCTTGCTAAGCcctcccaggtgcctctccttGAATTTCCTGAGAGATTGGAGGTGGGGACTCGGGGAAGTGGTTTTTGGTGTTCTCAggtgcatttatttaaaaaaaaaaaaaaagaatgtgcaaaTGGCCACAGTTAGCATATAAAATGGCTTTCTAAAGATCCCTTAGTTCAAAACTTGCATAACCTGGCCAATCTTGCCAGGTTGGTGAATGTTTGCCCAGTAAAACCTACCCCTAAGTTAAAGGGAAAAATCTTAGTTTCAGATTCATTTGTCAAGATTTGAAATTAGGCCATTATTGATAAACTTTAAGGAATTGACAAGTTTGcacttaaaatgaattttataatgtAAGAGTTCAAATTTACATCCAATTAAAGTTACATAAAATGGGCTatataggatttctttctttcactgggAAATGAAGATTTTCTGAGTCATTTTCCCTGGCGAGAGGAATGACtcactgaaaattataatttcccagtgaaagaaaggaaatcattatGCAGCACATTTTATGGTaggaaaagttaaatgaaaaggCCAGGGTGGTGTGCCTTCTACTCAAACCATCAGAGACCCTATCTGATCTCCTCCCCTAGGATCCTGAAGTCCCAGAGGACTAGCGACCATGTTTTTCATGGTCTTTTGAAGTTGTTAAAGCATTATCAGTTGGCTCACCTGATCAGAAGCTATCATGAGTCACTCAGGACTAAAGGATTAAGCCCCAACTCCTTATCCTGAAACTAAAGGCTTTCTGCCATCTGGCCCAAACTTCCCTTCTTCAGCTGTTCATTTTCCTCAGCTTTCTAGCATAGCCCAAATGCTGTACGCACTGTCCTATAGCGCCTCTTAAGGTCCTCTTTGTGCTTTTGTTATGTGGTCCTTCTAAACTGTGTTACTCTGTTGCCCGCCCTCTCGACTACTCAAAGCCTGTCAACCTGGCagttctttaaactttttaatttttaaaaatatttttgagagagtgtgtgtgtgagtcccCGCTCATAcacagcgagacacagaatcggaagcaggttccaggctctgagctgtcagcacagaacccgacgtggggctcgaacccacggaacgcaagatcatggcctgagctgaagtcagacgcttaactaactgaaccacccaggttttCCACAGTTCTTTAAAATCTTCCTCAAATCTCACTCCTTGAAGCTTTTCCATCCCATTATAGCTCACAGGAAATCTTTCTCCTTTCAGTGCTTAAGGCTTTGTTCCTTGCACAATGAATTTGCAATTAACTGTAACTTTGTGAACTGTGGAGCCCTgttccttactttctttttcgttgtttttacattttcttgtgtTTGTCTTCTATTAGAAGACAGGgtctactttctttaaaaaatccttcttgGGATCTCTGACAAAAGCTGTTCCAGTGCCCATTATAAAATAGCATCTTGATGAACATTTGTTGACTGATTGCTCAGACCACAGAACACCAGAAAATGGACCTGAAGGTGGTAAGTTCATGTACTCCAGTAAggttttttcttctactttttcctAATGTTTCTTGCTCCTATAACCTGAAACACTTTTATAATAATTACTGACCCAGTTAAAACAACAATTGGAGATTAAAAACTCCTAAGAGGGGCAGATCGAGTACTGCGCTTGATAGCTCCCCTTCATCCAATGTATCTATGTAGCCAAAAGGACAGGATTAGACTGGAGCTTTTTCAGCCTAGTTTAGATGTTGCGTTTCCAGTCTTGTAAACAAGGGTGAGGAGGGAGATGCATTccagaagatgaaaaaagtttGTGGTCTTAAGATAAggagctttggggtgcctgggtggctcagtcggttgagcgtcctacttcggctcaggtcatgatctcacagtttgtgggtttgagccccacatcaggctctgtgctgaccgcttgctcagagcctggagcctgcttcggattctgtctccttctttctgcccctcccccgctcatgtgttgtctcactctgtttctcaaaaatgaataaatgtaaaaaaaaaatttttttttttaaagataaggagcTTTATATATCCGATCCAGTGAGCATTGCAAATGTAGAAATAGTCTCGGTCTGGGTCAGGTCAAATGTCATTAAGCTTGGCTTAttatggggcatctggatggctcaggttcagtgtctgacttcagctcaggtcatgatctcacggttcatgagttcgagcccgcgtcaggctctgtgctgacagctcagagcctggagcctgcttcagattctgtgtctccctctttctctgccccaactccactctggctctctctcaaaaataaatgttaaaaaaataataaaaaaaaaattggttagtCATCATTTTAAGGATTGGTGAATGGATTGTGGTATctatataaacttaaaagatgACAATTTAATCTTGCCATCATTTTTAgacaaatattcattttaaaatgatgcaTTTACTAAAAGTGATTTAAGAGTCAACATATTTAAATTTGGATGACTATAATTTAAGCACAGGGCAACAGATGGGAATTAAGATCTCTTTGGGGGGTATAAAGTGGGAATTATCAAAGGatgtcaatctttttttttttttaacctttacaccccacgtggggctcaaactcacgagatcaagagtctcatgctcttctgagccagccagacatctCCAAAGAATGTCAATCTTTAGCAAGGAAGGAACAAGACTGGGGAATTACTAGATATTATTGAAGATTGTTTCCACATTTCATAACTATTGTTGAGCCACTATATGATTTGGCAAAAATAGAGAACTTGGTAAAATATCCTAGAGCCCGTACTGTCAACATCAACAAACTTCTGAAAAGTAAAAGCAGGGtcgtgttttctttttgtgtgtgatcaAATCTCCATATCGAACATATCAGCAAAGCAGTGAGATGGGTAACAAGATGTAAATACATCTGCTAGAGGGAATTACACTAGTATACAGATAATTATAATTCAAGTCAAAATGTGTTTTTCCCaaaagagggggaagaaggaaatgTTCTCAATTAAGGGGAATGACAGGTTGCATCTGGCTGGAGGGCTCAGGAAAGCTCCATGAGGATCATTTCCATCACCTGTGTAGGTGATGGGGCTCTATAGGTGCCTTCCTTCCCAAGTACATGAGGTTCAGCTGGAATATTGTTTGCAACCAATATATTAAGTAtcctctgggatttttttttttttttaagttttagcttTATTCAATTTTCACTGCAACCTCTTTCAATTAATCGTCTGATTTTGGTAGATGAAATTCTCCATCATTCTATATTCTGTGACTAGAGGTCATTAATTGTGCACCCCTCATCCAGGTTGTAACATTTTCCTTTCACCTTTAAtgtatctcttaaaattttttttttattttcacagacTATTTTATGTCCTTATATTGAAAAGTTCTGGCTTCTCCTCCTGCTTACAAAACCTTTCAAGTCACATTGTTCTTGGCTCCTAACCCTTCAAACCTGCTGAAGCTTTGTTCACCACAGTGTGGCTTGAGAGAAATTTGACTTTCTTGTTCCctgtgaaattaattttctctttccgGGGGTGATGATAATAGGGTGAGTGAATAACAAACCTTTTCTCAATCACCCATGATTTATCAGAAAATATCGTTAACTCAAAATGTGTCAAGTCTCCAACCACACCTTGACACTTGTGCCACTGCCCTGCGCCCTaagccaccaccacctccccaggTGCCCAGGGTGGTTGCAACGGCCTTCTGCCTAGTCTCCTTGCTTTTGCCATCTACCCTCTCTGTTTTCCACAAAACAGCCGGAGTAAACTTCTTGAAACGTGAGTCAGATCCTGTTACTCCCACGCTCTCCTCCCCATCTGAACGCCACCCCCTaccaccctccccaccaccccctgcacCAACCATGGCTTCGGAGTGAAGGTGGCATCCTTATGATGGCCCACCTACCATGTCTTCCTGCTCTCCCTTTTGTCTGCTCCACTGCACTCCCTGGTCTCTCTGTTCTTACTTGAATACACCCAGGCCGCCTATCTCCGGGCCCTTCACTTGccatttcctcttctgggaagcctgTCCCCCCCAGATACTTAGGCGACTGGCTTCCTCATGTCTTTTAGGTTTCTTCTCAAAGGGTCCCTTACCGTCTTACCAGTGAGGACTTCCTTGACCAGCTTATGTAAGATAAGCCCACCTCCTCCTCCGACTTCATAATACTCTTTATTCCCCTACCTTGCTTAATTTTCCTCCATGTATCATCTGAATAATGTGTTTGTTTATTACTGAATCAGAGTCTACTACTCATAAAAactgttctttgctttttaaaatatttatattttgggagagcacaagcaggggaggggggtaagagagaggaggacagaggatctaaaacaggctctgtgctgacagactgacagcagtaagcccgacgtgtggctcaaactcacagactgcaaggccatgacctgagccaaagtcagatgctcaaccaactgagccacccaggtgctcccttcaTAAAAACTATTCTTACCTGCTTACTGTAACTCCGTGCTTTCTGAGTGCATGGCTTCTCAGTTAAAGGTTAATTTACCAGCTTCTCTTGTATCTAGGTTTGTCCATAAGACAAAGTTCTGGGCCAATGAGGGGTGAACGGGCACTCCTGTTCTATATTATTTCAAGTTTGTGCCCTAAGAAGGAATAGGTATGTGCCGCCCTTaccttttttccctctcctctggctTGGTTGCAAAGATGATGGCAGGCACTGTGACAACCACCTTGGACCCTGAAACAGAAATCTTGTGGTAAGGATGACTGAACTATGCTACTAGCTCTGGACTATGATGTGAGAGATGAACTTGTATCTTCTTTAagccactgtttttgtttttgtttttgttttttaaagatttgttacAGTAATTTAGGCTGTGCTCTGACCCATTGTCTGACTCTCCTCTTACCTTCCTAGAGTAAGTCCTATGAAGGcaggtctttttctttcttttcctatcccCATCACTTAGAACTGTATCTGGAATACAGTgggtgctcagtgaatatttatggGATGAGTGGATTGATGAGAGAGAAGGGTTGAAAGGGATGGCAGAGCTCCCAGCCTTGGATGTAACAAAAAATGACTTGAGTTTGAAATCTTTTGCTCTCTGAGTCGGGAACAGCACAACACAGAGTGAAGGTCTAGGGGAGGTTGTTAACAACCATGGTCCACAAAGCAGTTTAGAAGCTTCCCAGTGTGAATTGTTGGATATTTATACTAACCTATACTAGTTCAGAAGCAGTAAGAGGGTGGAAGAAAACTTTCATTTCCTCTACTCTCAATACTTCTGGCCCCcaaatgtgtgggttttccacaccaagcaattctacCTGGATTTAGCACAGATACCACAGATTATGGGCTCAGTCCCATAAGGCTgccccccacttcagacaccaatcACAGTAGTGGGTTCCCAGGTTACTCACACTTCTGTCAGTTTTGGTTACAAATCAGGCGTTCCCACCACCCCCTCATCACATTTGATAAATTGTTGCAATGACtctcagaactcagggaaacatatTTACCAGTTTATTGCAAGGGATCTAGGAAAGGATACAGATGATCAGCCAGATGAAGATAGGGCAAGATCTAGAAGGGTCCTGAGTGCTAGAATGTCTGTCCCTGTGGAGTTGTGGTGTCCACTCTCTTGAAATGTGGTTTCTGAACCCTACAGTTTAGGGATTTTTACGGAGGCTTTATCAAGTAGACACGATGGGATCATCAGCTCAATCTCCACACCTTCTTCCCCTcgaggatggggggtgggggaggctaaacattccaagcttctaatcaaaCTTTAgcctttctggtgaccagcctccATCCTGAAGCTACCTAGGAGCCCACCAAAAACCATCTCAtgagaacaaaagacactcccCATTACCTAGGAAATTCCAAgagatttaggagctctgtgtcaagaacccgggtcaaagaccaaatacaaGAAAAGATGTTCTTGACACCCTTATTACCCAGAAAAttacaagagttttaggagctctgtatCAGGAATCCTGTCACAGTCCACTCTCTTGTCTTTAGCCATGGACCCCTTACAGCAAACTGATTATAATAAAGTCAAAGATACTCGCTGAAAAGGCAGCTTCCTGTAGTGATGAACATTAGCAGTGAGTCccagtccccccctccccccaagaacTATATGACCTTGGGAgagtttctttcctcctctgaacctcaacttcttcctctgggaaatgagaaaaataatggaaCCTACCTTCTAGGCTTGTCATAAAGACTGAATGAGATTATGTATTGTATGCACTTAGTAGGGGGGCTGCAACACGGTGAATATTTGATCAGTGTTTCCCTCACTGTGAGTATGGGTAGGAAGGCACTTCCTGCATAAGTACCATTGTACCCCCAAAGCACATTTCCCTTCCTAACAAGCACCGCTTTAAGAGATTCCTAGGGATTTGAGAGTCCCTTCCCTAAGGATCTTGCATTGGAGCAAtaagaacttctttttctttctttctttcttttttttttttttaagtttacttctttattttgagagagagagggagagaatcccaagcagtgagatcatgaccttacaaaaccaagagttggatacttaaccaactgagccacccaggagccccaaggactCCTTTTTCTAAGGAGTTCAAAACCATTACCCAAGAAGGCAATTCAACAATTTACTTGTTGGGCCTTTGATTCTGTAGAACCTTCAAGTGTCTGCTGTGTCCTGATAGGAAAAAAAGCATGCATTAGAAAACAAAAGACCTTATTTATAGTGTCTGTTAGTAGTGCTCTATAAAGACCTAAATTATCtggcaaatatcttttttttttttttaatcagatgatGTTTACAATACCTCCCATCAATGCTCTCAGGAAAAATGGAATACTTTCATTAAATACTCCCTTGCTATTTCTGATTTCTGAATTGAAACCTCTGGATTTTGAGAATTTAACACAGGAGTAAGCcaagtgaataaaaatgatgtaGGGTACACTATTAGGTAGCACAGAGAAGGACACACCTTATAACAGAAAGGAGAATTGcaaatatttgggaaatttttttaatgtttttatttagttttgaggggatgaggagcagagagagggagacacagaatctgaagcaggctccaggctccgggctgtcagcacagagaccaatgcggggcttgaactcccgaaccacaagatcatgacctgagccgaagctgggcgctcaaccaactgagtcacctaggcgccccaggaaaagtttatttagaaattttaaaatgagcttgAGGAACCAGGTTGATGACTTAGGAGTTGATCATTTCTGCTTGTTtaaagtatttcacatttttcctcTCAGTATTTTCAAGATGAAACTCTTGTTTTTGCCACCTATTCAGGAACCAAAGTTTTCCCAAGAATATAAGGaagactttcttatttttattttagagagacagcatgagtggggaggggcagagggagagagagaatcttaagcaggctccatgcccagtgagaAGCCGGCCACGGGGGTTCCTGGGATCcgatgaccctgggatcatgacctgaactgaaaccaagagtcagacactcaacctacagagctacccaggtgccgcGGAAGACTGTCCTATTTAACTACAGTCCAAGAAATAGTGAACAAGGCAGATGATAGTTCTGAGATCtcaaggtttcttttctttggccAACAACACATTATGTAATAGGTGATCTATTTCAGATGATTGTACTAAAATGAGGTACAAGAATCTAGAGAGAATCTCACTATCAACCAATCCAAGGAACTTTGCTTAGATGGCCAAAGCCAGAAACAGAGAGCAGAGGATGGAACTAATAGGGCTGAAGCAGTTCTCCAGTACTTGACTTTTGAGGACCAAACTTAGATGCTGGCCCACTGTCTCAAGGTAGTAAAGAGGTAGTGGGTTGGGATTGGTtgagtattttgagagagagatggagagagttgGAGATTATCTTGGGACTTGAACAGTCCCAGGCCCCCAGAAGAAGGAATCTTGTGGCAAAAAATGGAGAATGCAAATTAgtgaaatgaagtaaaataaggAGCAAATTATCTCTGTTACTTCAC
Above is a window of Panthera uncia isolate 11264 chromosome C1 unlocalized genomic scaffold, Puncia_PCG_1.0 HiC_scaffold_4, whole genome shotgun sequence DNA encoding:
- the LOC125912154 gene encoding histone H2B type 2-F, with the translated sequence MPDPAKSAPAPKKGSKKAVTKVQKKDGKKRKRSRKESYSVYVYKVLKQVHPDTGISSKAMGIMNSFVNDIFERIAGEASRLAHYNKRSTITSREIQTAVRLLLPGELAKHAVSEGTKAVTKYTSSK
- the LOC125912151 gene encoding histone H3, which translates into the protein MARTKQTARKSTGGKAPRKQLATKAARKSAPATGGVKKPHRYRPGTVALREIRRYQKSTELLIRKLPFQRLVREIAQDFKTDLRFQSSAVMALQEASEAYLVGLFEDTNLCAIHAKRVTIMPKDIQLARRIRGERA